From the genome of Tripterygium wilfordii isolate XIE 37 chromosome 6, ASM1340144v1, whole genome shotgun sequence:
CACAATCCTAGCGTTCTTCGCTGGCGGTTTACATGGTAAAATTAGGCCAGCACTCCTACAGCATTGGAAGGAAAAGGACAGTGATCTACAAGTCTATGAGCAACTCCCTGAAGGCGTTTCATATGATGAAATGATGAAGAAGAGCAAGTACTGCATTTGTCCAAGTGGGCATGAAGTTGCCAGTCCAAGAATCGTCGAGGCGATATATGTAGAGTGTGTTCCAGTGCTGATATCTCAGCATTATGTGCTGCCATTCAGTGATGTTCTTGACTGGGAGTCGTTTTCGGTTAGGGTTTCGGTGAGTGAGATTCCGAGCCTGAAGAGGATTTTGATGGAGATACCAGAAAATGAGTACTTGAGAATGGTAAAAAGAGTGAAGCAGATGCAAAGACATTTTGTGGTGAATGATCCTCCCAAGAGATTTGATGTTTTTCATATGATACTTCATTCTATCTGGCTTAGGAGATTGAATTTTGTCATTGATAACTGATTTAGTAATAACATTGGAATCATAGTAGCCGGACAATAACATCTGATAAATCAAAGACAATGCAGACAATCTAATTTAAATTGTGCTTCTACTGGAGGTCTTATTCGAGATAGCAATGGTAATTGGCTTGCGGGGTTCACCATGAATATAGGTATGTGTTCAGTGCCTTGTGCGGAGTTGCGGGGAGTGTTGATCGGGTTGAGACATGCTATGGAGTTGGGCTTCAAAAGGTTACTGTGGAGGTGGATTCTAAGTTGGTGGCCGATATGCTTATTAGTCCTCATTGCTATGTCCTATGTGAATGCTTTGCTCCATTTAGTGGGTCGCACGGGCTCTATTGCACAAAACAAAATGGCAGGTAGTAGTCAAACAAGCAAATCAATGTGTGGATTGTTTAGCTTctcttatttttaatttacCTAGGAGTATCTTATGAGGGCTGATTATGTAGGGATATCTTACTCCAAAATGATTTTTGAATAAAGTTTATTCcttttggattaaaaaaaaattacaccatCCTCAATGGCTCTGCCTCTCGTAGTTAATCAGTCTGGTGACTGCTGCTCAAAGTCCAGTCTGGCTGCTTGGTCCAATCAATGATGACATGCACAACACATATCAACAGTTGAGATTAACAAATTTCCAATTTAACGCGTTATGTTataccataaaaaataaaaaaaaattgttacacTATTTTATGTCAAGAGCCCATTTATTATGAGAATTTTCAACTCATACACATTAACAATATTATCTGATTTAGATTATTTGGTTTCCGTGGATACATTGCTTTCGTATGACTTTGCATTTTCAAGAGATCACTCATCTCAATAGTGCATTGCTCTATCAGAAATACGATTAATTATGGAGTTACTACGGGATGTATTGTTGTTGATAAAAATGAACTGattttatctatatatgttaacatgaATTCCCCTAAACTGCCTATTAGAGGGGAGAGAGGGTGCTCTATTTATGTTGTATTTAGTTTACTCTCCGTAGCCAATGTTGGACAACGATAAGGTTCTAAATTCTAACATTTTAacgttgttttttttaataatccgATGGGATTTTAAAGCTTAATGACGCTACAATCCTTTCTAGACTAGGTGGACCCATGATCACCAAATAGAACGAAGTTTCCTAAAACCTACCaaagaaatggagaaaaatatGTCTACATATATACCTACCAAAGAAATGGTCTCCCCTaaagtatgtttggattgaaggatttggggggaagggaagagaagggaggggagggggagagaagggaggggaggggaaggggaCTATTTtttcctctcccatgtttggattgattaaaaaaaaaaggaaagaaattttgtttaatttactaatttatccttatttttatgttaaaatattatgtacaagggtaaaatagatatttaacttacaaatgacttaagtAGTAAtcacttccctccaaatgactccattttggagagaaagaattttaacaaaaatttaatgaaatcttcctcccaaatcccctcaaatccctccccttaatttttaataaactatccaaacaagggaattggaaggaaactctatttcccttcctttcccttccctccaaatccctcaatccaaacacactctaaatcacAGAAGTCCTCCTGTTTTCATTAGCCTATTTTTATTGGACTAGCGCAGCCTATTTTGCTAGTTCGTGAGAAAACACAAATATAAGCTAATCAGTGAACAGTCATCCAAGAATGAAAGAACATGAGCCTGCGATCATTGTGGATATATTCCGGAAACTGGATGAATTTTGCTCTCTTTGAGGGACCTAAACTAGGTCAGAGATCCGCACTCCTTGTGAACTGCATTGTCGTTATATTCGTATGTAGGTCAGATCTTTTTATTGTTGGAGagtgttttgaaaacaaaaatgattaattaaaaaaaataaaaataaaattatttgcaTTCTAAGATTCTTAAATGACCCTCAGAGCCCATCAACCATAATGGTTTATATGTAGTCCAACATAAGGGCCCATTAAACGTTACGTCCGGCCCATTTCTAAGTCAAGGGTCAAACATAACCAGATTAGCGGCCCATTACTTTATGCATACGGTACGTTTTCGTCATACAATAGACTTTCGGATGTTAGCGTGTCGTGCGGAAGATTCAAAGGTGGATTCAGCCATTCAGGTATTCTTTTACTGTATCAAGTTTTACTGTAACagtgtttatttttatataacaataataatatgatTATTTTATCTATTGACTTTCAATGAGGAAGGAGGAATTCAACAAAATTATGATtactttttatatattatgGGAAAACTTTAAAAAATTGTTCTTTAAATTTCTTGGATGGTTCATATTTGTtactaaattttaataaatttagttTGTTCTTCAACATAAAAAATACATGATTATCATCGTCATTATTCTAAAATTTTGGGATCGACTAAAAAGAATACATGATTATGTTTGTAATATTAAAATACATCTAGTTATTACTTTTAAACAAAAGGAGGGAGAGAGTACTCAcatataataacaaaaaaatcattggTTGGGATGATTAAGTTAGTTTTTTTAATCTCTTAACGCACATGCGTCGAAGGTCGCATGTTCTTAGTTCTAGCACTCACTCTGGAGCAATTTGACATTATTTCTACAATGGACTTCGGCGTAGGATTTAACCGACTCATGTGGTTTTCGAATATTGTATGTGACCCGTAAATTTACTATCGGGGTGGAGTTTGACTTAATCAACTCATGTTTTTCGAATATTGTATGTGACCCGTGAATTTACTATTGGGGTGGAATTCGATAGACTGTGTTTTTGGTAATTTCACTcttcacaaaaaaaacaaagtactcaaatataaaaaaaaaattggaaaaaaaaaaactcagacCATAGGAGACTTCCATGCAAACATTCTTAGAAGAAGCCCAACCAAAGTCAATCAATGCGCCCTATATTTTGTGGCACGAGAAATCAATGGCGGGTCCCATGGGACCGTTGGCGTTGTGAACTTGTTATTGTAATCGACGGTCACAACCTCTGTGAACTCCAAATGAACATTATTGTATGATTGAGTCACATTGACCTGAGtcaatgcttcttttttttttcaagaataattttttttcttttcccctaAGAACAATAACTAGTCCAAAAAACAATTAACGTGTTGGTTGGACCAAAAGGCTTTtcgttgcaaaaattaatagtTATTTCATATTACGTCCACAATAAGGACAACAATAGTAATTATTGTCTGGCGTATGATGAGGATCATGAATCTTtggtcttatttttttttttaacaaataattCTCCTCACTCAATATGTTTATCGGATAGTTAAGCCAACTCTAAACTCAGGCTGCCAACTCAATCATTTCCACTCTGAGTGGGAAAGTTGAACTTGCGAAACCTGTCACATTTATAAAGAGTTACCATAGTTAACTTCACTATCTCAACCAAAACTTCTTTGTTGAATCATTGGTCTACCCTAAATCGATAATACTTAGTCGTCGCActcttttaaaatattttggcatatcataaaataatttaacCGAAATGATTTATCTCCAGTTAACCCGATCACACCATGTATGTTgtgttaattttatatttttgtcttCGTGACaagttaaattaaattaaattaaaacgaAGACTCCTTGAGCCTACCATGCAAGAAAAGGCCTTGTCTAAGTCTATATATACTCCAATCTTCGCCAACAACAACTTCACAACAATTTCGCAAGTCTGTCTTCCATATCTCAGTTAAACAACATGAAGGTAAGATATATGCCAAAAATATGGACACATAATCAAGTACTTATAGTGGTGAACTTCAGCTAGTTAGTTTATCCTAACatggtattttctttgtttgttcctTTTTGCAAGCAAAAGATAGTGATCAGGGTGTCCATGGATGGACAGAAGTGTCGCTCCCAATGGTGCCAATCTCTTATGTCTGCAGCTGGGTTTTCCGAGCCAAATCCTCGGTCCAAAACCCTGAAAACTGTTGTTAGTTTACAAGGTACGTAGCATGTTTTGATGTACCAACAATTCAATTGTGTGTTCTTCATTATTGGCTTTTCTGATGTTAATTTGCCCTGCAGGTGTGGAACGTGCAGCTTTAGGAGGGAGCGAGAAGGACGAGATAGAGGTGACCGGGGACGGGATTGACGCAGTTAAGCTAACAGATTTGCTGAGGAAGAAAGTTGGATTTGCAGAACTCGTCAGTGTAACTCCTGttgaggagaagaaaaaagacgAACCAGCAGTGGTGCCTATGTTTTGGTCATATGGGGTGCCTCAGTACAAAGtctatgaaataaaaggcaacaaCTATAGTCCTTGTGGTTGGTCAATCTGGTGATTTTACAAATACATATTTGAATCGGTAATCAGAGAGAGGGCGACTGTTCATTGATGGGTTTATGGAAATTTGGTGGAGAATCAAGTCTAGATATGCTGAGTATGTATATCAATAAGAGCTGAGCTGCTGTGGTTTTGTAAAGAAACTGAAAATATGTGCCTTTGCACCGTTTAACTCACTTCATCAAATTAATTTCTGCAATTCCAATTGTTAGTTTTTTAGAGTGACTTCttaagaaatcaaagaaacGATAGGGAGGCAAAAGTTTGCAGTGattattaacaaaaaataaattatgcaaACCACACGGGCAATTCGTCGAACACCTGACCTGCAACCAGTCAACTGAAAATTTCCGTCACAACCAACCAAGGAAATGAACGTACAAGGTACAATATGGGAACATAAGAACATGTTTAATTGAATATAAGGACCatagatattttaaaaaaaagaggagacgaGGAAGAGAATTTCTCTCCGATGGACTGATATCAACTTCAACGAATTATTAAagtaaaaaaatcattattatatatatcgATGGGCTGGAAGGTCGATTTGACTCGAATCCTGGACCTGATCTTTAAGCCTTGGCCATACCAGATTGCCGGGTCCCACGGGACCATTGTGGTTGTTATCAACGGTCACAGAGTATTTGATGTGTGTATACATGGCTAAACCGCGTCCGCTACAAATAAAGTGTGGACTCGAAAGGCTCATTgaatattttcttaattaattacagACCATgtttttcaaacaaatttttttttatagacaaTGTGTCCGTTTGatagagcggttgtgttgattttcaatgctaatgaTTAAACTGTGGaaaaaaatttgagtttaaagctgtgaaataagtTTGAGGTGCTTGGTGAAACTTTTACTGTTGTTAGCTGTTAAGCTATATAAAAtcaatttttgtttgtattaattattattaatgaataaaTATCAGTTATttgattataaataaataattattaatttattattgttattaatttactttaatatttattcagaaTGGATAACtaatttattataataattcctaatttattataacaattattaatttattataagaattattaatctgtaagtataaatattaatttataattcttATGTCTTATAGTTTATTAACAATTTAATTCATTTAATATCAATATAACTTAACTTTAAAACAGGTGATCCCaccactttttttaaaaaataaaaaagctaaCTTTACACAAGTAGGAgctcacataattttttttttttaaaaaaagaaatggacCAACGCCTTTGAAAAAGCTCAATATTCATTTGGGGCGTTGCCCCGTTTTTCAGGTGATAACGCCCAACGTTATCTCGTGTTTTGTGAAGTGGGACCGTTTCACCAAACAGACCCAATAACATCAGAGGCAAAGATAAAGAGTAGTAGAGGAAGAATAGAATAAGACATAGTCGAGATAGAGAAGAAGAAGCTAACAAAGAAGGAAAtgtattcatattttttttttaatttttttaaaaaatatgcaaGAAATATATCAGATTTGTAGGTCAAGGTTGTTTGCTAATATATCCGAATTAAAATTTGAGGTATATCGAATCTCATTTATTGTCCTCTTAAAATAACATGAGACAATGAAAGGGTATTCAatgcttactttgattattGTCAATGAAGGATAATTATGTAATACTATAAAAAATGTAATATTCAAAAAGATGTTTCCGAATTTAATATAAGTATGTCATACTATTATCAATTTTATTATAATACACTTCAATCAGTTCCAATTAAAAATTTGAAGGTGATGTCAAAAGTGTCTTTTCTTAAATTTTGTCTTCAGAGACTCTCTTGGAGTAAATTTTGTCAGACTCTCTTAGTCATCTAATGTGTTCATATTATTTGCTTCAAATTCTAAAGAGATGTACAGACATGATATATACAAAGATGTAAACAGTTGTAAGCAACGGTGTCTGGATAATACATGTAATAACTGAAATTTTGaactattttatttgtattttaagaCAGACGTGAAATGGTGAGTTTAAGACTTGAGCAAAACGGCGTGCTTTAGACAGAGATAACAAGGTCAACTTGATTTGATTGACTCCATTCCCAACCACACAACTGACAAGATAATACTGATTTGGCCATTTGGGGCCCCACAAttctttaaaatttataattcacaaatgatagagaaaaaataaaataaattttaaaaataaaaagtaaaaatgtggtgtgatgtgaTGTACCGTCAAAACCATTGAATTCAATATATCCATCGGATAGTTGGGTCACCTCTAAACTCTGGCCGCAAATCCAATCCGTTCCAAATTGAGCGTGAAAGTTGAACTTGAAACCTACCACATTTGTAAAGAGTTACAATAGTCAACTTCACCATCTCAATCAAAGCTTATTTGTTACCCTAAATCAACAATACTTAATCATCACActcttttaaaatattttggcAAATCATAAAAtacttgaatgaaaatgattcaTCACTAGTTAACTCGGTCAACACTATCTATGttgtttgaatttcaaaaatgttAGAAATCCTAGTCAAAAAACATTTTAGCCATCCAAGTAGTGAATCTTGTCCCTCGATTGATATAAGTGTAGGGCTTACAAAATCTGATGATTCAAGTAGAGAGTAATACATCTATTACTGGGATCCCTCTCACTTCTATttgtattttataatttttatattttgtctTCTTGACAAtgtcaaagaaattaaattaaaacgaAGGCTCCTTGAACCTGCCAAGAAAAGGCCTTGTCTAATTTTGACGCGGTAGTCGGTCTATATATACTCTAATCTTCGCCAACAACAACGTCACaacaatttctcaactctctcttccATATCTCAGATAAACAATATGAAGGTAatatatatgcaaaatttttgacgCATAATCAAGTACGTATAATGGTGAATTTCAGCTAGTTAGTTTATCCTAACATGGTCTTTTCTTTGTTCCTTTTTGCAGCAAAAGATAGTGATCAGTGTGTCCATGGATGGACAGAAGTCTCGCTCCCAATGGTACCAATCTCTAATGTCTGCAGCTGGGTTTTCCGGGCAGAATCCCCGGTCCAAAGCCCTGCAAATCGCTGTTGGTTTACAAGGTACGTAGCATGTTTTGATGTGCCAACAATTCAATTGTGTGTTGTTCATTATTGGCTTTTCTGATGTTAGTTTTGCCCTGCAGGTGTGGACCAGGCAGCTTTaggaggaaaagagaaagaccAGATAGAGGTGACCGGGGAAGGGATCGACGCAGTTGAGCTAACAGATTTGCTGAGGAAGAAAGTCGGATTTGCAAATCTCGTCAGTGTAACTCCTGTTGAggcgaagaaagaagagaagaaagaggaacCGAAAGTGGCGCCTCTGGTTTGGTCATATGGGGTGCCTCAGTACCAAATCTATGAAGTAAAAGGCAACGGCTCCCAATACTATAATCCATATGCTTGGTCAATCTGATAATCTTACAAATACATATTTGAATCAGTAATCAGAGAGATAAGGATTGTTCATTGATGGGTAATGGGTTGATGGAAATTTTGTGGAGAATCAAGACTAGAATATGCAGAGCATATATTCTCAAATCCTTGCAAAATCTGGCCttaaattttgataaaattcTCCATTGTATTGTATCAATAAGAGCTGCTGTGATTTTGCAAAAAAACTGCAAATATGTCCCTTTGCACCCATTTTACATAATTCATCAGATTTATTACTGCAATTCTAATTGTTAGTTTGTCAGGATGAATTCTtaagaaataaattttttttaaaaaaaaaaacagaagaaggcGTCACAGAGGAAATTCGTCGAACACCTGACTTGCAACGAGTCAACTGAAAATTTCCGTTACAACCAAGGAAATGAGCATACAATATGGACCATAAGAACTTGTTTAATTGAacctgatgatgtctaaaacaggtctaccctatcagacaaatcagccaagtcagactgagctggaataactaatttctcctttgctggtacgtgatctcttccttccttcctgcacaagaagcgaacgtaagcttcggtagggccccgagggtgtactcggggggacctctccgacgctcaagtcagtacagtactaaacttgggaggattgctcgttgcttcgagcgtttcctcttgctcagtaagtattttagagtgcggAGTTAGATtccttacctgagggcagaggttccccttttatatgagtttgaagtgtttgagttgtagtaggagtcggactctctctcattggttttccagagggtttctcggatggtaaattctatttgtatccctctccaaaggggagtaggactctatctagaattggcgtcctatgaggactcttcatcagttgaacttcgtgcgtacatgcttctgtagtacggttatcgaagtgtggtcttcggtaCACTTCGGTCAAGAACCGAAGtttacccttcggtacgtcacccacatcgtcctcactggaacttactctgccacgtggccttctcccattagtgggggtattttgggaatatcagttgccccccacactcgtaccgaggtatcttaatgatgaactgagtatgagtgtaataatgtttgttcgacggttcatctttgcggacaagatcgaaggatgcagagcgtctcaacctacgcaccgttagatcagatcttccccctatataaataggtggcctgcagttctcttcgatttttactcgcctcatttttactatttagagcgtttaatctgactgaccgaccgaagccttcctttgcaaaaccGAACATACTTCAATCTCTAGTTCTCTCAGTTTTCATAGCATAAGGTCAGTCTTTACttccttctattgtttttgtttttattatgtctctaagttcctccacttcatcttcctcttcgggggacgcgtcctcttcctctacttcgagtgaacgGACTGCGTCTGAGTCTGAAGTGAATATCATTGATTCTCCTACCTCCGACCTTAACGAGGCTTCAGTCCTTCGGTCAGATTATCCCGAAGTTGCTGATCGAAGTGAGCTTCCCCCAAATCAACAAGCGGGGGGAGACGAGGTTGATTTCGAACCGACATGTCTATCTGGTTCAGGATTAgatgatcatggggtgtcaaatattaagagggacttcggtatcccctgggcctgccgtcgtataccttcagacgaacacccccttcatccaaaggaaggggaatTCGCCGTCTCGCTCCATTCCATAAAATACGGTGCAAGGATTCCATATCCTCCTGCATTGACCAGTTTCTTCCGTATCTTCAATATTTATCCCGCACTTCTAGCCCCGAACTCCTGGCTCTTCCTTAATACCGTTCTTAACCTTTGTGTCAAATATActatacccttcaattcttttatcatccAGCACGTTCTCAGATTAAGTCGCCATGGTAGGGAGGTCGGTCTATACTACTTCCAGTTTCGGCCACCCATTGAGTCTCCTCGTTATCAGGCTTCAATCagggattggaagaagggttacttctttGTGAAGGCGCCCCTTCAACCTGGAGAACACCTCCCTTTTCGAACTGAGTTCGGCATTCCACAcatctttcatttcaataaccCTCGCGAGCTAAGGCATGAGACAGATAGGGATTTATTGGACCGACTAAAATCCTACCTTCCTCCCAACCCTTCGGTCAACCTATCTTTTAGTAAGATTGACTCTACGTACACCTACTCTTCGGTCATTcttcagagaggtgtgcttcggttggtCTTTTCAGACTTAGAGAAATTCACCTGTCTATATTACTTCTTTATTAACATGTTCGGTCATCCCTTgtgcagatatggcgagcatggaggactacgtcaacatgttcagcgctggggcttcgaagggcaagaagcacggcattggtaagggaaataggaggaagccgaacccgaagcgttcaaggaagaatacaacgggagagacttcAACTGCAGCCAACGTGCTCAACGCTCCCACAACTGTTCACAGTTCGGTCAGGGTGACTCAACTGGGATCAAACCCCTCTCGGACTTCGGATTTTGtcaacatccctcttccagtgacccaacccCCCCGAAGGATGGATATTGAAGACCTCACTGTTCATACAccgaactgggatgttctggtgagtgactctgccaataacccaaccattgcgggtaggatggttgcgaaggctccaactccggctgacttcagtcgatacgaagcgcttgctttgtcagacaaggtgtcagagctgaacgttgcagctatgaaggtataataattttatttaacttcggttctccttttttgacttggtatttttacagatgaaattggtcccgaagtactgaagttcattatgcctatgtaggttgtctctgttcttgctacacttcctggaggcatagcgaacatggctcacaatgaaacggcagcaattgaaagggccgaagcagctgccatggcgaaggcgaaagctgaagccgagctagagacatttcgggccgaactgacggagaggaccgaagctctaaatgctgctaacgccaaggagctcaaataccgtaaggaaaaatcccggctggaggctgaggtcactaggctttcccaagctgctgaagctgaacgagtgaaggctattgccgaaggcaaggccctgggggttcaagagttcaaagcctctgaggagttcaagttaactcttcgtcatgaaggctacttcggtggtcgtggtgccttcaaaatggccaggaaggctctaattgaggctgggcaagatccaagtgttcttgataagctttgcccggttttggttggaaaggacGGACTGGAGGAGTCCAAGGAGGAGATATATGCTGAACTTGCTAGGGCTGAGGAAGAAGTTCGTCGATAGGCTGAAGATGACgagaattctgaagaagatttcgaggagGGGGATGAACTCCCTTCAACTGTTGACCTTACCACAGTCACATCCGATGAAGATCCTCCTCGTGTCATCCCTGCTGAAGGTGATTCTCTTATTCAAGCAATTGAGCCAGGTGAAGTTCGTGCCTTTACTCCTGAGGATGTTCCTCCTTCAAATCCTCCTGATCTTATCCAGCCTGAAGCTAGCCTGCAAGAGCCTTCAGAGACTGAACTGCCTCCTTCAGTTGAAGATATTtagctccttttttttttttttgtgtaaacgattaagtatcttttggtaatgatATCTTTCTATTTTCATATTCAGTTCGCTCTACTTTGTTGTGAATGCTtgaagtgtattttttttttgtctgatcttACTTCGGTTGAAGATGCTTGAAGTGTACTTCGCGCGTGAAGTACTTGTCGTGGCCGAAGGGTTGGCTTCGGATGAAGTATACACTTCAAGATCGAAGTACCTGATtcgaccgaagggtctaagggcctgGTGttttgtttggaccgaaggtcttgtttggaccgaagggtctaagggccgaagtggcctaattttgagacttagaaaatttttctaagctttgggccgaagggcctgtttggaccgaagggtcttatttggaccgaaggtcttgtttggaccgaagggtcttatgtggaccgaaggtcttgtttggaccgaagggtctaagggccgaagtggcctaattttgagacttagaaaatttttctaagctttgggccgaagggcctgtttggaccgaagggtcttatttggaccgaagttcttgtttggaccgaagggtcttatgtggaccgaaggtcatgtttggaccgaagggtctaagggccgaagtggcctaattttgagacttagaaaatttttctaagttttgggccgaagggcctgtttggaccgaagggtcttatgtggaccgaaggtcttgtttggaccgaagggtcttatatGGACCGAAAGGTCTTATTTGGACCGAatgtcttgtttggaccgaagggtcttatgtggaccgaatgtcttgtttggaccgaagggtctaagggaaGGAATGATTGGGATAACTTCTGATCTGTTGTTTATTAaactaatgaaaaaataataactctttttattgttcaactaaataaaatatctacGTAGATTGTCAGCATTCCAtggacgcatcttcttcccagggttttctgggtcttcaattcggtatgttccttccttgaatgcttcaattattttgaaaggtccatcccacgtctcccctaGCTTTCCGGGGTTCTT
Proteins encoded in this window:
- the LOC120000966 gene encoding heavy metal-associated isoprenylated plant protein 46-like encodes the protein MKQKIVIRVSMDGQKCRSQWCQSLMSAAGFSEPNPRSKTLKTVVSLQGVERAALGGSEKDEIEVTGDGIDAVKLTDLLRKKVGFAELVSVTPVEEKKKDEPAVVPMFWSYGVPQYKVYEIKGNNYSPCGWSIW
- the LOC120000488 gene encoding heavy metal-associated isoprenylated plant protein 16-like translates to MKQKIVISVSMDGQKSRSQWYQSLMSAAGFSGQNPRSKALQIAVGLQGVDQAALGGKEKDQIEVTGEGIDAVELTDLLRKKVGFANLVSVTPVEAKKEEKKEEPKVAPLVWSYGVPQYQIYEVKGNGSQYYNPYAWSI